A single genomic interval of Gammaproteobacteria bacterium harbors:
- a CDS encoding YDG/SRA domain-containing protein — MIGEIEGVEDGAIFADRQALHDAGVHRGTRAGIGSGGESVVLPGGYVDDVDDGEVIIYTGQGGRDLSSGRQVKDQELTRGNKLLAENFLEGNPIRVSEAQCMTLLLPRLVGINMVGYIVSIVIGQRQGGMDI; from the coding sequence ATGATTGGAGAAATTGAGGGAGTAGAAGACGGCGCGATCTTTGCGGATAGGCAGGCACTACACGACGCAGGCGTGCACAGAGGGACTCGAGCTGGGATTGGAAGTGGTGGCGAGTCCGTTGTGCTCCCAGGTGGCTATGTAGATGATGTTGATGATGGCGAGGTAATTATTTACACAGGTCAAGGTGGTCGCGATCTTAGCAGCGGAAGGCAAGTTAAGGATCAGGAGTTAACCAGGGGAAATAAACTACTAGCTGAAAACTTCCTCGAAGGAAATCCTATACGGGTGAGCGAGGCGCAGTGCATGACTCTCCTTTTGCCCCGACTAGTGGGTATCAATATGGTGGGTTATATCGTATCGATCGTTATTGGTCAGAGACAGGGCGGGATGGATATTTAA
- a CDS encoding terminase small subunit, translated as MINKLSARDREFADNFFGGPDEVRGNATACYRHLHPKAKITTCQVEGSKILSKPMVALYLESRRVELTKSTGINAEYVLRQSVRYLEIAFGDRPAPEGFNAMGVKAALELIGKNTGVKAFQDSIEIGHTFKLEQMLNDRIKAIEVAADQRKLELVK; from the coding sequence ATGATCAATAAACTATCTGCTAGGGATCGAGAGTTTGCAGACAATTTTTTCGGCGGACCCGATGAGGTACGTGGCAACGCAACTGCCTGCTACCGCCATCTGCACCCCAAAGCCAAGATAACTACCTGCCAGGTAGAGGGTTCGAAAATCCTATCAAAACCAATGGTAGCGCTTTACCTCGAATCTAGGCGTGTAGAATTAACTAAATCAACCGGTATTAACGCCGAATACGTTCTGCGCCAATCTGTTCGCTACCTGGAAATAGCATTTGGTGATCGACCAGCACCAGAGGGGTTTAATGCGATGGGTGTTAAAGCGGCGCTCGAGCTAATCGGTAAAAATACTGGTGTCAAAGCATTTCAGGATAGTATTGAGATCGGGCATACATTTAAACTGGAGCAGATGCTAAACGATCGCATCAAGGCTATAGAGGTGGCAGCAGACCAGCGTAAATTGGAACTGGTCAAATAG